One genomic window of Pedosphaera parvula Ellin514 includes the following:
- a CDS encoding DUF2092 domain-containing protein, which translates to MKVKRTFFAALCSLAIIGSVIAVDNPAPTIHPEAGRILRQSSDRLATAKTVSFHAEVWEDSVVETHKVSATSTVDVRLRRPDKFQIEVHSPTRSRGYWYDGHTLTLFDRTKNLYSTVTLPGTIDKAIDAAKKQYDINIPLGDFLVNDPFTSAMGGTKGGANFGQAAILGTPCQHIAFNNDQLDWQLWIATDAQELPRKLVITYKQEPLQPQVLTLFNNWKLNEDMPDSIFVFTPPKGAAKIEMLPASAPNNRPPSNP; encoded by the coding sequence ATGAAAGTCAAAAGGACATTCTTTGCCGCTCTTTGCAGCCTTGCAATCATTGGCTCAGTCATCGCCGTCGACAATCCGGCCCCAACCATCCATCCAGAAGCAGGTCGCATCCTTCGCCAGAGCAGTGATCGATTGGCCACCGCAAAAACTGTCTCCTTTCACGCCGAGGTTTGGGAAGACTCCGTGGTGGAAACCCACAAGGTCTCAGCGACCAGCACCGTGGATGTCCGCCTTCGTCGACCGGATAAATTTCAGATTGAAGTTCACTCGCCAACACGCAGTCGCGGTTACTGGTATGATGGACACACGCTCACATTGTTCGATCGCACAAAAAACCTCTACAGCACCGTTACTCTGCCGGGGACAATTGATAAAGCCATCGATGCCGCGAAGAAACAATATGACATCAACATACCGCTTGGGGATTTCCTTGTGAACGATCCCTTCACCAGCGCCATGGGCGGAACCAAAGGCGGCGCCAATTTCGGCCAGGCCGCAATTCTCGGCACTCCCTGCCAGCACATTGCCTTCAACAACGACCAACTCGACTGGCAATTGTGGATTGCAACCGATGCCCAGGAACTCCCGCGAAAGCTTGTCATTACCTACAAACAAGAACCGCTCCAGCCTCAAGTCCTCACGCTTTTCAATAACTGGAAATTGAATGAGGATATGCCTGACTCAATCTTTGTGTTCACGCCCCCAAAAGGCGCGGCCAAAATTGAAATGCTTCCTGCCTCCGCTCCAAACAACCGGCCACCATCAAACCCCTGA
- a CDS encoding DUF7133 domain-containing protein, producing MLKATPISALQRAIFVLLTCSTGAVAADLGSKSGESVISPDMAIKQFKVPPGFKIDCWASEPQLKNPVSFCFDEKGRVYVAETFRYRTSVYDIREHMSGKTNMFDDDLACKTVEDRAAMIKKFLGDRYTDLAQESEVVQLLEDRSGGGKADHAQVFADGFNTILDGIGSGVLARKGNVYYSDIPNLWLLKDTRNSGKADVRQSLSYGYGVHFNLTGHDLHGLRFGPDGKLYFSIGDRGIHVTTKEGKLLDYPNMGTVLRCNADGSNLEVFAYGVRNPQELAFDDHGNLWTGDNNCDHGDAARLVYVVEGGDSGWRTGNQFSETTPAGVWNAEKLWHLQFPGQAAYILPPVGHIANGPSGLTHYPGTGFSDSFKDHFFLCDFKGASARSGVHEFGIQENGATFTMVGRTNFLWDILATDVDFSPDGRMYVTDWVQGWPQSQMGRIYRLYDPNAVNSPLVLQTKKLIAEGMEKRSNKELAKLLEHPDQRVRQEAQFELADRGPKSMKYLQSVALGSKNQLARLHAIWGLGQISVKDNSVLKGITKLLKDQDAEVRAQTAKIMGEGHYQDASAVLIELLRDSNARVQFFSAMNLGKLGNKAAIAPILAMLKANDNKDVFVRHAGVMGLVGLADKNTLIAAGKDNSKAVRMGALLAMRRLEMPEIAMFLHDSDELVVLEAARAINDVPIKDAWPQLAGLIKHPTHNEPLDWRVVNANFRLGADKNAIALAHYAAETTATEKVRGEALHALETWAKPMPRERLTGLWRPLPARDGKPATEALKPVVAKILSDSPDAIKIAAVQAAEKLGIDEAAPGIFNLVANEKSEANVRIEALKALGEMHAANLPDAVKIAVADKNENVRKEGNRLQAQIKPGDATGALAKVLENGSITEKQGAFATLSTVEGEATDKLLAEWLDKLIAGNVQKEIQFDLVEAAGKRDSSVVKEKLEKYTSSQPKDEFVGFRETLYGGNAEEGKKVFLERPEASCVRCHKINGEGGEVGPELAGIITRKDRQYILESILYPNKQIAPGFESIVVKTKAGQSIAGILKSEDAQELVIITPDDGPTKVKTSEITSREKGQSAMPEGMGNILAKQDIRNLIEFLASTKQAVAANATASPAK from the coding sequence ATGCTGAAAGCCACACCAATTTCGGCCCTGCAACGGGCCATTTTTGTTTTGCTAACCTGTTCCACGGGAGCAGTTGCCGCTGATTTAGGTTCCAAATCGGGTGAATCTGTGATCTCGCCGGACATGGCCATTAAGCAATTCAAGGTTCCGCCTGGTTTCAAAATCGATTGCTGGGCTTCCGAGCCACAACTGAAGAACCCGGTCTCATTTTGCTTCGACGAAAAGGGACGGGTTTACGTGGCGGAGACCTTTCGTTATCGCACAAGTGTTTACGACATTCGCGAACACATGAGCGGGAAGACGAACATGTTCGATGATGACCTAGCGTGCAAAACGGTGGAAGACCGGGCGGCGATGATCAAGAAGTTTCTCGGAGACAGGTATACGGATTTGGCGCAGGAATCGGAAGTGGTCCAACTCCTGGAGGACCGCAGCGGTGGCGGCAAGGCGGATCATGCGCAAGTGTTTGCGGATGGGTTCAACACGATTTTGGACGGGATTGGCTCGGGTGTGCTGGCGCGGAAGGGGAATGTGTATTACTCGGACATTCCCAATTTGTGGTTACTGAAAGATACGCGGAATTCTGGAAAAGCCGATGTGCGGCAATCCTTGAGCTATGGCTACGGGGTTCATTTCAACCTGACCGGCCATGATTTGCACGGATTGCGTTTTGGGCCGGATGGAAAGCTTTACTTCAGCATCGGCGACCGCGGGATTCATGTGACAACGAAGGAAGGCAAACTGCTGGACTATCCCAACATGGGCACTGTGCTGCGGTGCAATGCGGATGGTTCGAACCTGGAGGTATTTGCTTACGGCGTGCGTAATCCGCAGGAACTGGCCTTTGACGATCATGGCAACTTGTGGACAGGTGATAATAATTGCGACCACGGCGATGCGGCGCGTTTGGTTTATGTTGTCGAGGGTGGAGATAGCGGTTGGCGCACAGGCAATCAATTCAGTGAAACCACGCCAGCAGGAGTTTGGAATGCTGAGAAGCTTTGGCATCTGCAGTTTCCTGGTCAGGCGGCTTACATTCTTCCGCCGGTGGGACACATTGCGAACGGGCCATCGGGATTAACGCATTATCCGGGAACCGGATTTTCGGACAGCTTCAAGGACCATTTCTTTCTATGTGATTTTAAAGGCGCGAGCGCACGCAGTGGCGTTCATGAATTTGGCATACAGGAAAACGGCGCCACGTTTACCATGGTGGGACGCACCAATTTCCTTTGGGACATTCTCGCCACCGATGTGGATTTCAGTCCGGACGGTCGCATGTATGTGACTGATTGGGTGCAGGGCTGGCCGCAATCGCAGATGGGTCGTATCTATCGCCTTTATGATCCGAACGCTGTAAACAGCCCGTTGGTATTGCAAACCAAGAAGCTCATCGCCGAGGGAATGGAGAAGCGTTCCAACAAGGAATTGGCGAAGTTGTTGGAACATCCTGATCAGCGTGTGCGTCAGGAAGCTCAGTTCGAATTGGCGGATCGCGGACCGAAGTCGATGAAGTATCTGCAAAGCGTTGCCTTGGGAAGCAAAAATCAGTTGGCACGTCTGCATGCAATTTGGGGCTTGGGACAGATCAGCGTGAAGGACAACAGTGTTCTCAAAGGCATTACCAAGCTGCTCAAAGACCAGGACGCGGAAGTGCGCGCGCAGACTGCAAAGATCATGGGTGAAGGTCATTACCAGGACGCAAGTGCTGTACTGATTGAGCTGCTCCGTGATTCGAATGCGCGCGTGCAATTCTTCTCAGCGATGAATTTGGGCAAACTCGGCAACAAAGCTGCGATTGCCCCCATCCTCGCGATGCTCAAGGCGAACGATAACAAGGATGTGTTTGTTCGTCATGCGGGCGTGATGGGATTGGTTGGATTGGCGGATAAGAATACGTTGATCGCCGCTGGGAAGGACAATTCAAAAGCAGTTCGCATGGGGGCGCTGTTGGCAATGCGCCGTTTGGAAATGCCGGAAATCGCGATGTTCCTGCATGATTCAGATGAGCTGGTGGTGCTGGAAGCGGCACGTGCCATTAACGACGTACCGATCAAGGATGCATGGCCGCAACTGGCTGGCTTGATCAAGCATCCGACGCACAACGAGCCACTCGATTGGCGAGTGGTGAATGCGAACTTCCGTCTTGGCGCTGACAAGAATGCAATTGCTCTGGCTCATTATGCAGCAGAAACCACCGCGACAGAAAAAGTTCGTGGCGAAGCGTTGCATGCTCTGGAAACCTGGGCCAAGCCAATGCCTCGCGAACGCCTGACTGGTTTGTGGCGTCCATTGCCTGCACGCGATGGCAAACCGGCCACCGAGGCATTGAAGCCGGTTGTTGCAAAAATATTAAGTGATTCACCGGATGCAATAAAAATTGCCGCAGTTCAGGCAGCGGAGAAACTTGGGATCGATGAGGCTGCCCCAGGAATATTTAATCTGGTGGCCAATGAAAAGAGCGAAGCGAATGTGCGTATCGAGGCTTTGAAAGCATTAGGCGAAATGCATGCCGCCAACCTGCCAGATGCCGTGAAGATCGCGGTGGCTGATAAGAATGAAAACGTGCGCAAGGAGGGCAATCGTTTGCAGGCGCAGATCAAGCCTGGTGATGCCACCGGTGCGCTGGCCAAAGTGCTGGAAAACGGGAGTATTACTGAAAAGCAAGGAGCATTTGCCACACTCAGTACGGTGGAAGGTGAAGCGACTGACAAGTTGCTTGCCGAATGGCTCGACAAGCTCATCGCTGGCAATGTTCAGAAGGAGATTCAGTTCGATCTCGTTGAGGCGGCCGGAAAGCGTGATTCTTCGGTGGTCAAAGAAAAGCTGGAAAAATATACCAGCTCACAGCCCAAGGATGAATTCGTCGGTTTCCGTGAAACGCTTTACGGCGGTAACGCTGAAGAGGGCAAAAAGGTTTTTCTTGAGAGACCCGAAGCTTCCTGCGTGCGCTGTCACAAAATTAACGGCGAAGGTGGTGAAGTTGGTCCGGAACTTGCCGGCATCATTACCCGAAAAGACCGTCAGTATATTCTTGAATCGATCCTCTATCCGAACAAGCAGATCGCTCCTGGTTTTGAAAGTATCGTAGTAAAAACCAAGGCCGGACAGAGCATTGCGGGCATTTTGAAAAGTGAAGATGCCCAGGAACTCGTAATCATTACACCGGATGACGGCCCAACCAAGGTGAAGACCAGCGAAATCACCTCGCGTGAGAAGGGTCAGTCTGCCATGCCAGAAGGCATGGGCAATATTCTCGCCAAACAGGATATTCGCAACCTGATCGAGTTTCTTGCTTCGACCAAGCAGGCGGTGGCAGCGAATGCAACCGCAAGCCCGGCGAAGTGA
- a CDS encoding Calx-beta domain-containing protein, which yields MKSCGFVRRLFSCLSTISLLIPLAGTSFGQITGPIGTNAPGVTIEATDPSASEAGDPGVFTVYRSRTTTNELRVFYVVGGTASNGVDYVAIPNSVVIPPGANSAQIVITPIDDQLLEGDETVVLHLANPPYMSPDLYYLIGNPSSAAVVIHDNDISSSNKPPVVTITSPMGGATYPAPANITLFASAFDSDGSVTTVEFFEGANSLGIATNNPLAGSVANPFHLSWPNVSAGQYILTAVATDNLGATGTSSPVNITVKTGPITNPPPVVSIVATDPIAVENPGTNHFFISPVATFTNYYSGTNTATFLVRRIGDTNTDLTVYYDIGGTASNGVDYVTLPGNVTIPAGKRFALITINPLEDLDLSSNRFETVILSLHQLDPIDSQPPVPYFVGSPGMAEALILEESKFPWPVPYILPGGSFYVGLPATNGLNFCVQISMNMVDWTSICTNTVVKDGIHFIDTDASSFTNRYYRVVPASAPPVF from the coding sequence ATGAAAAGCTGTGGTTTCGTTCGACGTCTGTTTAGTTGTTTAAGCACAATCTCACTTCTTATTCCCCTTGCTGGCACAAGCTTTGGCCAGATTACCGGCCCCATTGGCACGAACGCTCCCGGGGTTACCATCGAGGCCACCGATCCATCGGCTTCCGAGGCGGGCGATCCTGGCGTATTTACAGTTTATCGCAGTCGCACCACTACCAACGAATTGCGCGTGTTCTATGTCGTTGGCGGCACGGCGTCCAACGGCGTTGATTACGTGGCAATTCCAAACAGCGTTGTCATTCCTCCCGGCGCCAATTCCGCCCAGATTGTCATCACCCCCATCGATGACCAATTGCTGGAAGGCGATGAAACCGTCGTTTTGCACCTGGCTAATCCTCCCTACATGTCGCCGGATTTATACTATCTGATAGGAAATCCCAGTTCCGCGGCTGTGGTCATTCATGACAACGACATAAGCAGTAGCAACAAGCCTCCCGTAGTCACCATTACAAGCCCGATGGGTGGCGCAACCTATCCTGCTCCTGCGAACATAACCCTTTTCGCAAGTGCGTTCGACTCCGATGGATCGGTAACCACGGTTGAGTTTTTTGAAGGTGCCAATAGCCTCGGCATTGCCACGAACAACCCATTGGCTGGCAGTGTTGCAAACCCGTTTCACCTTTCCTGGCCGAATGTTTCTGCCGGCCAATATATTTTGACTGCAGTGGCGACGGATAACCTGGGCGCTACGGGCACTTCCTCTCCTGTCAACATCACGGTCAAGACGGGGCCAATCACAAACCCGCCTCCCGTTGTTTCCATCGTGGCGACTGATCCCATCGCAGTTGAAAACCCAGGGACGAATCATTTCTTTATTTCTCCTGTCGCGACTTTTACCAACTACTATAGTGGGACCAATACCGCCACCTTCCTTGTCCGACGAATCGGAGACACCAACACAGACTTGACGGTGTACTATGACATTGGCGGCACGGCCTCCAATGGGGTCGATTATGTCACGCTGCCCGGAAATGTTACCATTCCAGCAGGAAAGCGGTTCGCGCTGATTACCATCAACCCATTGGAAGATTTAGATCTCAGTTCCAATCGTTTTGAAACTGTGATCCTCTCGTTGCACCAGCTAGATCCTATCGATTCTCAACCTCCCGTTCCCTACTTTGTAGGTTCGCCAGGCATGGCGGAAGCGCTCATCTTGGAGGAGAGTAAATTTCCCTGGCCTGTCCCCTACATCCTGCCGGGCGGCTCCTTCTACGTGGGACTCCCAGCCACCAACGGACTTAACTTCTGCGTGCAGATTTCGATGAACATGGTTGACTGGACCTCAATTTGCACCAACACCGTCGTGAAGGATGGAATCCACTTCATCGACACGGACGCATCCAGTTTCACCAACCGCTATTACCGGGTAGTGCCTGCGTCGGCACCACCCGTTTTCTGA
- a CDS encoding TerC family protein has protein sequence MEWLSFLKDPQVWISLVTLTLLEIVLGIDNIVFLSILAGKLPKNQQHKARQLGLSLALITRIMLLCGLAWMVKLTTPLFTVLGHGVSGRDLILIAGGLFLLGKSTHEIHDKLEGEDGEVTNRIAPKFAAVIVQIMLLDIVFSLDSVITAVGMVKQLPVMIAAVIVAMIFMLFFSKYISDFIDKHPTLKMLALSFLILIGCALVAEGFHKEIPKGYIYFAMAFSVGVEMLNLKLRSKKGHKVELNQPYR, from the coding sequence ATGGAATGGCTCTCGTTTTTAAAAGATCCTCAAGTATGGATTAGTTTGGTGACTTTGACCCTGCTCGAAATTGTTCTGGGCATCGACAATATCGTTTTCCTTTCCATTTTGGCCGGCAAACTACCCAAGAATCAGCAGCACAAAGCTAGGCAACTTGGGCTCAGTCTGGCCTTGATTACACGCATCATGCTGCTGTGCGGCCTGGCCTGGATGGTCAAGTTGACAACACCACTTTTTACTGTCCTGGGACATGGAGTCTCGGGGCGGGATTTAATCCTGATTGCCGGCGGATTATTCCTACTCGGCAAAAGCACTCATGAAATCCACGATAAACTTGAAGGTGAGGATGGCGAAGTGACCAACCGCATTGCGCCCAAGTTCGCCGCAGTGATTGTACAAATCATGCTGCTCGACATTGTGTTCTCCCTGGACTCAGTGATAACTGCGGTAGGGATGGTAAAGCAGTTGCCCGTGATGATTGCTGCCGTGATCGTCGCGATGATCTTCATGCTCTTTTTCTCCAAATACATCAGCGACTTCATCGACAAGCATCCAACGCTGAAGATGCTGGCCCTCAGCTTTTTGATCCTGATTGGATGCGCCTTGGTGGCCGAAGGGTTCCATAAGGAAATTCCCAAAGGATACATCTACTTTGCCATGGCCTTTTCTGTTGGCGTGGAAATGCTGAACCTGAAGCTGCGATCCAAAAAAGGACATAAGGTCGAATTGAACCAACCTTATCGCTGA
- the mfd gene encoding transcription-repair coupling factor produces MATSKLFAKISETPAVQSLLRRLENGGVLSLNGISASAQPFLAALLRQLLPELPIVLVSDSLKTQESFQQDVETWLNFEGSQQKSKGKAPASQPSTISDRPLFYPAWEVMPHESKLPHADVISERLETLVALARQSPGKRGAAPHIIANVTALLQKTFPASVLKERTRMLNRGDRVEPLDLIEWLEEQGYEPEAQVTQKGEIALRGGILDVYPMTSPWPVRLEFFGDELESLRYFDPITQISREQIATVTLPPGGEFGILKQLAARDQQASLATLLDYLPTGTLFILSEPERIEEHTEQYSTQVPNEDPFHIPWSDFQELLSEKGMKSLQLSEIVMDGESEGMDVLSESEAVAEDERPFGESTENSLPFSSLEAFRPLGARAPEPQIAEAQRREFFAQLHRWSRQGYDVHLFCNNDGERQRFQEVWKDYGFGEDFGLKMHLGALGRGFLNEEAKVVVVTDAEIFGRYKVQRPRRLKSPHAQATRSALDIDFTELEEGDYVVHLQHGIGRYQGLKVLPVTLGRKGVDPNATPADSGQECLVIEYAASDPQQPAPKLYVPVTEAHLVSKYVGAGKARPQLNTIGGTRWAKAKAQAERAVRDVASELLAIQAARESQPGYSFKADTPWQREFESAFLYEETRDQMRAINETKGDMERPKPMDRLICGDVGFGKTEVAIRAAFKAVMEGKQVAILVPTTVLAQQHYNTFKERVADYPMRVELLSRFRSPKNRKRVISELPAGAVDIVIGTHRLIQSDINFKDLGLVIIDEEQRFGVLHKEKFKQIRKLVDVLTLSATPIPRTLYLALTGARDMSTIETPPQDRLPVETIVAQYDERLIREAIQRELNRGGQVYFLHNRVGTIDAMAQKLRTLVPHARIVVGHGQMKPDDLEEVMTAFINGEADVLLSTTIIESGLDIPNANTMIIDRADRFGLSDLYQLRGRVGRYKHQAYAYLLLPRHAGLLADARKRISALKQYSTLGSGFKIAMRDLEIRGAGNMLGPEQSGQITAVGFDLYCQLLKQSVAALKGEKVKPRVEVQVRFDFLALNPGEESAAPERGAKAEAPKRRKAEPEIIIPREVLTYVEYDEVAEQKTEQPMQVEKGSAFIPLSYVSEAKQRIDIYRKLAQATDKAALENLAKELRDRFGTLPPAMELLLQVGELKILAGEKNITIIEVKDDKLMLTRNNDYIMLGGKFPRLTKGDAKGRLKEIKKLLLAL; encoded by the coding sequence ATGGCGACAAGCAAATTGTTCGCTAAGATTTCAGAAACTCCCGCTGTGCAGTCATTGCTGCGGCGCCTGGAGAATGGGGGAGTGTTGTCTCTTAATGGCATCAGTGCCTCGGCTCAACCTTTTCTTGCTGCCTTGTTACGACAACTGCTTCCTGAGCTGCCGATCGTTCTTGTCTCAGACAGTCTTAAGACTCAGGAAAGCTTTCAACAGGATGTCGAAACCTGGCTAAACTTCGAAGGCTCACAGCAAAAGTCAAAGGGCAAGGCTCCGGCTTCTCAACCTTCAACCATTAGCGATCGCCCTTTGTTTTATCCTGCCTGGGAAGTCATGCCGCATGAGTCCAAACTACCGCACGCTGATGTCATCAGTGAACGGCTGGAAACCCTCGTGGCACTCGCCAGGCAGTCTCCCGGTAAGCGTGGAGCCGCACCACATATTATTGCGAATGTTACCGCGCTGCTGCAAAAAACCTTTCCCGCCAGCGTGCTTAAGGAGCGGACGCGGATGCTAAATCGCGGAGATCGAGTCGAACCTCTGGACCTTATTGAGTGGCTCGAAGAACAGGGTTACGAACCTGAGGCGCAGGTCACGCAAAAGGGTGAAATCGCTTTGCGTGGCGGCATTTTGGATGTCTATCCGATGACCAGTCCCTGGCCGGTGCGGTTGGAATTTTTTGGCGATGAATTGGAGTCGCTTCGATATTTCGACCCCATCACCCAGATATCGCGTGAACAGATCGCCACGGTCACACTGCCGCCTGGTGGGGAGTTTGGCATTCTCAAACAACTTGCGGCGCGAGACCAACAGGCATCTCTCGCCACCTTGCTGGATTATCTGCCCACCGGAACACTCTTTATTCTGAGTGAACCGGAAAGAATCGAAGAACACACGGAGCAATATTCCACGCAGGTACCAAATGAGGATCCTTTCCACATCCCCTGGAGTGACTTCCAGGAGCTCTTGAGCGAGAAGGGAATGAAATCTTTGCAGCTCTCGGAAATTGTAATGGACGGAGAGTCTGAAGGGATGGACGTTCTCTCCGAATCGGAAGCCGTCGCCGAAGATGAAAGGCCGTTCGGCGAAAGCACAGAGAACTCACTCCCATTTTCCAGTTTGGAAGCATTTCGCCCGCTCGGCGCGCGTGCTCCTGAGCCGCAGATTGCCGAAGCGCAACGCCGGGAATTCTTTGCCCAATTGCATCGCTGGTCGCGACAAGGATATGATGTTCATCTGTTCTGCAATAACGATGGTGAGCGCCAACGTTTCCAGGAAGTTTGGAAGGATTATGGATTCGGGGAAGACTTCGGTCTCAAAATGCATCTGGGTGCACTTGGTCGAGGTTTCCTTAACGAAGAAGCCAAGGTGGTGGTGGTTACTGATGCCGAAATTTTTGGCCGCTACAAAGTGCAGCGTCCGCGCCGTCTCAAGTCCCCGCATGCTCAAGCCACGCGTTCCGCATTGGATATTGATTTCACCGAGTTGGAGGAAGGGGATTACGTTGTCCATTTGCAACATGGCATCGGCCGCTACCAGGGTTTGAAGGTGTTGCCTGTGACGTTGGGGCGAAAGGGAGTCGATCCCAATGCAACGCCAGCTGACTCAGGTCAGGAATGCCTGGTCATCGAATATGCCGCCAGCGACCCGCAACAGCCGGCGCCCAAGCTTTACGTTCCGGTAACTGAGGCGCATCTCGTCAGCAAATATGTCGGTGCGGGCAAGGCACGTCCCCAACTGAACACCATCGGTGGCACGCGCTGGGCTAAGGCAAAGGCACAAGCTGAACGTGCGGTGCGTGATGTCGCCAGTGAACTTTTGGCGATCCAAGCTGCTCGCGAATCGCAGCCCGGTTATTCATTCAAAGCCGACACTCCCTGGCAGCGCGAATTCGAAAGCGCCTTCCTTTACGAGGAGACACGTGATCAAATGCGTGCCATCAACGAGACCAAGGGTGACATGGAACGTCCGAAGCCCATGGATCGCTTGATTTGCGGCGACGTTGGTTTCGGGAAAACCGAGGTTGCCATTCGCGCCGCTTTCAAGGCGGTGATGGAAGGCAAACAGGTCGCGATACTGGTGCCCACCACGGTGCTCGCGCAACAGCATTATAATACTTTCAAGGAACGGGTCGCAGATTACCCGATGCGCGTGGAATTATTGTCACGTTTTCGCAGTCCCAAGAATCGAAAGCGAGTGATCAGCGAATTACCTGCCGGGGCGGTGGACATTGTCATTGGCACGCACCGTTTAATCCAGTCGGATATTAATTTTAAGGATTTAGGACTCGTTATTATTGACGAGGAGCAACGGTTTGGAGTGCTACACAAGGAAAAGTTTAAGCAGATTCGCAAGTTGGTCGATGTATTAACTCTCAGTGCCACGCCGATTCCCCGCACGCTCTATCTCGCTCTCACCGGCGCTCGCGACATGAGTACCATTGAAACTCCTCCACAGGATCGTTTGCCGGTGGAAACCATCGTTGCCCAATATGATGAACGGCTGATCCGCGAGGCTATCCAGCGTGAATTGAATCGGGGAGGCCAGGTGTACTTCCTACACAACCGGGTCGGCACCATCGATGCCATGGCACAGAAACTTCGCACTCTGGTACCCCACGCCCGGATTGTGGTCGGGCACGGCCAGATGAAGCCTGATGATCTTGAAGAGGTGATGACGGCTTTCATAAATGGTGAAGCTGACGTGCTGCTATCGACGACGATTATTGAAAGCGGCCTGGACATCCCCAACGCAAACACGATGATCATCGATCGTGCCGACCGCTTCGGTCTTAGCGATCTTTATCAATTGCGCGGCCGTGTGGGACGCTACAAACATCAGGCTTACGCTTATCTTCTCCTACCGCGGCACGCCGGTTTACTCGCCGACGCGCGCAAGCGCATCAGCGCATTGAAACAATACTCCACCCTGGGCAGCGGCTTTAAAATTGCCATGCGCGACCTCGAAATCCGTGGGGCAGGGAACATGCTCGGTCCAGAACAGAGCGGCCAGATCACCGCGGTGGGTTTCGATCTCTATTGTCAATTATTGAAGCAAAGCGTGGCTGCCTTGAAGGGTGAAAAAGTAAAGCCACGCGTCGAGGTGCAGGTGCGGTTTGACTTTTTGGCATTGAACCCGGGCGAGGAAAGTGCGGCACCAGAACGTGGAGCGAAAGCAGAAGCTCCAAAGCGACGCAAGGCAGAGCCTGAAATTATCATTCCTCGAGAAGTGTTGACCTATGTGGAATATGATGAGGTTGCCGAACAGAAAACAGAGCAGCCTATGCAGGTTGAGAAAGGCTCGGCATTTATTCCACTGAGCTATGTTTCCGAAGCGAAACAACGCATCGACATTTATCGAAAGCTCGCCCAGGCCACCGATAAAGCCGCTCTTGAGAACCTGGCAAAAGAATTGCGTGATCGCTTTGGCACCTTGCCTCCGGCCATGGAACTGTTGTTGCAGGTGGGCGAGCTCAAGATATTGGCTGGCGAAAAGAACATCACGATTATTGAAGTCAAGGACGACAAATTGATGCTCACCCGCAACAACGACTACATCATGCTCGGCGGCAAATTCCCGCGCCTCACCAAAGGCGATGCCAAGGGCAGGCTCAAGGAAATTAAAAAACTCCTGCTCGCTCTTTAA